The Fulvia fulva chromosome 11, complete sequence genome segment GGCTGACCTCCTACCCGCTGCGGACCGACCATACCACTCTGCCGTAGTTGAGCTTGGTGCTGCATCAACTTTAATTGGTACGCCCTCTGTGCATTCGGCTGCAGATTGTTGTTGTTCATCATCTGCGCCTGCAACGCGCTCGGCATGCCACCCATGGACATTGCCGGATTCATGTTGTACTGGCCGGCATTGCCTTGGTTCTGCGGGGCAGGTGACATGTTGTTGGCATAGAAGGGCGGTCGATTCTGGCCGGGGAAAGGACTCGGCGAGGCGGTGCCCATGTTCGGCTGAGGCTGCTGCTGTTGAGGGGGTCGGAACTGCTGGTTCTGCATTGTCGGGGAAGGTGTGGCATTATTCGATCCAGGTTGCTGGAGGTGCTGGTAGGGGGTCGGCGCGTTCGGGAACTGCTGTTGATTGGGCAAGTTGTAGGAGGGAGTTTGGCTACGCGACTGTTGACTGGGCTGCTGCGGTGAGCCGGACATGCCATCGTGCGGACGCTTGGCGGGTATCGCAGAGCCTGGGGTGAAGGTCGGATTGAAGGTCTGCTGTGGTTGGGGGGTATGCGACTGGGAGCCGGCGCCGTTCGGGAGGCCCGGGGTGAAGTGGTTGATGTCGAAGTTCCGGTTAGCAGTGAGGTTGGCGTACATCTGCTGCGGATTCATATGGGGCTGGCCGGGCGTGAACATGTTGGGCTGGCCATTCTGCCATGCTGGGTTCATGGTCGCATCCACCTACTGACACGGGCATCGTTAGCCTCCGGCTGGTCAGCACATGGATGGGCGCATGCAGCGCGCGCCAGCCAATGAGTGGATGGGCAGCGCCGAGGATGCTAGGGTGGTGAGGTCGTGTGGTGGAAACAAAGGCGAGCGGCGAAACACGCGGGCGCTGGATGGCTCTGGCTCTGGGCGCGCGTGTCGACGGCGTGGAAGTGGGTGATTGTTGACAAAGGAACAAGCCGGGCGAGCGTGGAGCCAGCAAGGCGGGGGTCGGGTGTGTGTGGTGTGGACCGTGGTGAGGAGGAGCACGTGTGAAGTGTGATGGGAGACGGGGCCCGGGCGTGTCAGGTTCGTGATGTGAGATGCTTACTTGGAGTGATCAGGCGCCGTCTCGGAGTGGCATCGATGGTAGGCGGCCGAGGAAACGACACGATGGCAATGGCATGCAGGTGACGCGATGGGAGAGGAGCGAGCGCAGCTTTGCCTTGCGACGAGAGGGAAGCGCCGCCAAGCATCGGCGAGACTCTAGCGCGTGGCCGCTGGCAAGAGGATTCCCTTCCAACGAGACGAGCCATCATTGCAGTCTATTTGCAGCGAGGCAGCCCGCAGTGGAGGTATGATGAACCCGCGCATACAGAACCACATCCATGTCGCTGCAACGGAGACACACGACTGCCTGCTATCAACTTCAAACAACTGACCTGACCGTCTGTCGCACACCGAATCTCGTCTTACGCCTGATGCATGGACCTCTCCTGTGCATCCTTCATCGCCACCGCAGTCACCATGATACGACGCGACACCCCGCCGGCATCCCCTCCTCTTTGCTTGCTGTGCCTCAAAATCGACTTGTCGCTTTCTCGACCCGTGAAGCTGCATCACAGCGCTAGTAAGAATGACACGATCACGTGCCGTCGTGACATGAGCCGAAAGTCTCGGCGCCAAGGGAAAGGTCGAAAAGAAAGAAAGCAACAGCGAACAAGGATAGCTTAAGTTGACATTCACCAGAGCTCAGCAGCGATGACTGCGTCGAACTACGTACAGGCAGCACGTCGCCTCAAGATCTGGACTGAAAGAAGTTACAGGAGTCTTCGATTCTGCCTCGACAAGTCTCACCGTGGGTCGGGGGATTCGTACGCAGGAGACAATTTATGTTCTCATCAAGGGGTGCTCGTCTGTTTCGCCACGACTGGAGACATAGGCTTGTCAGCCCAAGTGCGCGGTGGCACCCGTCGACGATCATGGTGCAAACTCTCTTCGAGGCGGCTGCGCGATCTGCACCCCACAAAGGTACCCCAGACGATCACCGCTGTCAAACGGCGGAGCGGATGAGGGATGAGGATGATGAGAGTGCCGACTTTGGCGTATCATAAAACAAGCACCGCTCTTTCACCTATAATTGCGCTCTTCTCGCACCTTCCACTCCCAAATCCCAGCCTACACCACCGCAACCATGAGATCAACCTCCGCCCTCTCCGTAGCGAGCCTGGCCTCCGTAGTCAGCGCCTTCCCCTCCCTCCTCCGTAGCGAGCCTGGCCTCCGTAGTCAGCGCCTTCCCCTCCCTCCTGAAGGAGATCACAAACGAAGAACGCTCCCTCATCGGCGAGCGACAAGCCGCCCCAGACCTTAGCACGCGCTTCAACGCCGCCGAGCAATACGTCTCCAACACCGGCGAGCATGCCTTTGTTGCTCCTGGACCGACCGACCagcgtggtccttgcccgGGGCTTAATGCGATGGGTAATCATGCCAGAACTATCCCTTGCCCGCCAGACGGTGCTCACATGGTACAGCCAACCATGGATACCTTCCACACAACGGTGTAGGATCTCATCTCGATTTCATCAAGGGGACTTTCGATGTGTTCGGCATGAGTGCTGATCTTTCCGGATTCTTGACGGTATGTTTGTAATCATGGCGGAAGACGAGGTCGTAACGAAGGGCTACTTGTGCTGACGTGATGTATAGATCCTCGGCGGTGTCATGGACGGCAATGGCCTCGTCTGGTCGATTGGTGAGTAAATCTGAAGGGCAGAAGGCATGATCTGTCTGGAACATGCGCGCAGCATCCCTAGCTCAGTCGCGGTTGCTGAGACAATGCCACGTGGTGTTCGAGTATGGCTAACACCCTTCTGTTTAGGTGGGCCTTCTGCAGCCGCACCGCCTTTGTTGCCTCTTCTGGGCACACCGCAGGGTATCTCTGGAAGCCATAACAAGTATGAGGTATGTATTTGAAGGGGATCAGGCACTACCATATGGGTCTCGAGTACGGCTGACACTCTTTGGTGTGTAGGCGGATGCATCGCCTGGTCGTGGTGACCTGTACAAGTACGGAAAGTGAGTATTGGAAAGATTACACACTACTCTCGCAGTTACTGACATGGCTGCAGCGACTTTGAGCTGCAAATGTCTCAGTATCAGCAATTGTACGACATGGTCAAGGCTAACAACGATAACCTTGATCTTGATTTGATGAATGAATTCCGCTCCATGCGATTCGACGACTCCATTGCCACCAACGTGAGTCTCTTCTTCTCCCCACGCACGGTTTACATCACTGACCTGTAATCTAGCCTTACTTCTTTAACGGACCCTTCACCGGTGTTCTCGTCCAGCCTGCCGCGTACTCGTTCATCTACCGCTTCATGGGCAACAAGTCCGCCGAGCACCCACAGGGCCTCATGAACAGCGAGATCCTCAACACCTTCTTCGGCGTCGAAGAAGTCAACGGCCAGCTCTCCAAGATCGGCGGTTACGGCCACGAGAAGATTCCTGACAACTGGTAAGAATTCTCACATCACCCTGATAATGCATCAATCACGGCGATCCTAACATTCTCCTCAAGGTACAAGCGCGCCATCGGCGATGAGTactctatcgccttcctcaACACTGACACTGCCCTTGCCGGCCTGAGATACCCCAAGTTCCTCAGTGTCGGTGGCAACATGGGTAAGGTCAACTCGTACGCGGCCATCGACCCTGCGGATCTTACTGGAGGTATCTACAATGCCAGAACTCTCGGCGAGGGAAACAATGCAATGTGCTTCGCCACGCAGTTCCTGGCCCAGACTATGCCCGACATGGTCAGCTGCAGCGGTGTGCTGAATGACCTCACTGGAGCCTTGAGCGGTTTCACCAAGGCTTTCAACACTGCGTTCAGCGCGTTGAGCTGTCCGGAGATTACGAGTATTGATGACAATCAGTTCAAGCAGTTCCCGGTGAGTACTGTTCTGCAACAGCGATAGTTGATGAGACTGGTGCTAATATGTGATAGGGTTATGCAAACCTCGACTGCAAGACCGGAATGTACCCATCAAAGTAATTCCGAACACACGGTGAGATGATGGTATGGTAATCACGAATTATGGCCGAAGAGATACGTCCTGATGTGTTAGGCAGAAGGGGACTCATGGTTCGATAGTAGAATGCAAATTGTGCTGTCACATGATTTCCTCACGTCTCCGTGAACGTTGGCCGTTCATCACAGGAACAGTTCTTAAATTCGTGGCCATACATCCTTGCTCTGTATCTCGATGGTATCTTAAACATCGAGACCAATGAAGGCCCAGTATAGGATGATTTTTCATGCTTACCACACTTCGTCTCAAACATGCGTCGAATGAAAGTCGCGAGAGTTTGATGCTCCAGAGCTGACGAAGAAATCTAGGGACGGCCCACAGGCATCTGCAGATTGAATTGCAGCTCGATCCATCGCTAATTCTGACGACGAAATACGCCCCTCCCATTTTCACGAAATTTCGTCCGCCGGATCAAAATCATGGCTGGGAAACCATCTCCCCTCCTTAACCTTCCCGCCGAGCTACGAATCGAGATCTATCGTCTGCTCCTCGAGAGTCCCGGAGAGTTGCCCGTCGATTACGCCGACAAGTACTTCTCTGGGCGAAAATACATCGACCTAGACCGCCCAAAACTTGCCGCCCTGAGAACTAACGAATGGCTCAAGCGAGCAATGAATCCCACAGGCCTCGGCGATCAAGTACTCCGTGTATGCAGGCAGACATACCACGAAGCTCTCCCAATTCTCTACGCGAACAACAACTTCTTCTTCCAGCAGGGGAAGGTCTCTGCGACACAATGGATCAACAGCATCGGGCCGGGCAGACACTTTTTGAAGCATGTTCATATCCAGAATGCTGATCGGGTTAGACTTCTGGGATGGAATGCGCTGCCGCTGAGGCTGCAGCGGACGGGTCTGGAGAGCTTGTCGCTTGGAGCATGGCTATGGTGTGATCTCGGACCGGAAATTGTGAATGTCAGGTTTGCAGCGTTGGTGAAGCAGATGCATGAGAAGGCCGTCAAGAAGAGGAATTGCACTGGCAGTGGGCCAAGTAGGAGTGATGTGCTCATGTTTACTAGTGATGAGCATTTTGATCGCATGGGGCATGTGGATCGCTCTTGCATCACGATCATCTCTTTGTGCAACTCTACGAGGCCTCGATCACTTCGACGTTACCCAACAACCATGCGGCTTGCGTGGATCAGGCACTCGATCTGGTCCCTCTCTAATCTGCAGCTACTTCTCGACTAGACTGTGCAACACGGAGATGCTCGGTCGAGATAGCCGTTTGCTCGCGCAACATGGTGGCGACAGCTACTGCAGATTGGTGGTATGTAACATAACAATGCCGCTCAAGCATGTGACCTGAGACCATGCACCGGGCTGACCACGACGAAGCTCATATATTTAGTCGAGGTCGTCTAGCAGCTCGATCATCGTCTTGAGCTCACTCACCCCAGACTACGAAGAAGTCGCCATGGCTCTACCTTATCCGGAGGGAGAGGTGTACTTCAAACGCTCTGCCTTGTCATTTACGGACAATGGCTGGTAGGCGAACCCTTCCGATGCTGGGACGTATGGCCTCAGGCTGATCATAATCAAGGAGCTTCGTCATCAATGTCGACGACGCAGATGCCGCAAAGGGCATGGAAGTATTCAATAAGCGTTGTAGCATAGAACACCGTTGTTGTTCGCCACTGACTGAGATATCTAGATTGTTTGATCGAGTGGGTATGGAACGAACCGTGTCCGGCGAACACCGACTTCACCGACAATCGTCTGCCACCTCGGTGCAAGAACACACGAGCTGACAAGGATGGCATCGGCGACAACCGTGTATACTGGGACTATCTGCCTGTCATGTTTGGAGATGCCGAAGATCTTAGCTTCCGGAGCATCAAGCGGCATGTACAGCTACAGACTCCAAGAAGGGGCAACGGCGAGTATGTGTGCAAGACGTCACTCATCTTCTGTGCCATCCGTCGACGCCATGCTAATGATAGCGTGCAGGTACAAGAAGCGAGGAGCTGGCGGTCCAGCCAAGATTGTGCTGTCCCCTGTAGAACTGCTGAACGACAAAGACGGGCCTTTGCCATTCATGTGGATCGACCTGAATTTTCCAGTGCGAGCAATATACCTCCCCCTGCAGTACCAACCAAGCAAAGACTACCCCGACCTTTGTAGTTACCTCATGCTCGACTTCCGTCTCCGGAAGGGCGTGAAGATGTTCGACCAGAAAGACTACAGCATGGATGGCTTGCCCACTCGCCACGACGTCCCATTCGACAACAAGCTTGGACTTGGCTATCGTCCACGACAGACCCTTGGCATCGACATCCGTGGCGTGTACAACTTCCTCATCCTGCCACGACAGCTGCGCAGCGCTGAGAAAGGGCTCTTCATGCCTACAGATCCCGCTGATGCGCTCGTGAGGTTGACAGGACCCGAGAATCCATCAGTGCCAAGTCAAGCTCAACCGGACAGAGGTTTCATCCAGCTGCCTTTCACCGACAAGCTAGACATCGCGCATGTCATTAATGAGCACTTCGGAGTCGAGCTGACTTACATCCCCTTCGAGATGCCGCCCGACGCGGAAACTCCAATGGAAGAAGTCCGCTCCATTCTCAAGATGGCGGTCGGCGTAGGCCTTGGCTTTATTCCTGGCGTTGGACCACTTGTCCAGCGTGGCTTCATGATTGTCATGGCTATCGCTGAGGACCCGGAAGGCTTCAAAAATCGCGATCCGCTGGAGCTGGGACTTAGCATTGCGGATGCTGTGGCCGAGTCTGCTCTCCAGCTGCGCGGGAACATGAGCTATATTGGGAAGGGGTCTGCGAAGGGGCAGAGGAAGGGTATTGTGTCGGAGATTGGGCTCAAGACTATCAACTTCAGCTCGAAGACGCTGCTGAAGGATGAGCCGGAGATCGGAGCGGATCCAAAGGACGAGAAGGAGAAGCCGACTATCAGGACTGGCCTTACTGTGGGATAGAGCTGAGGAAGTGGTAATGTGTTGCTATCATTTTGCGTGGCGATGCTTTGTTACCGGAAACAGAAGTCTTCCATGAGCAAAATCTCGGAGGAATCGCGATTGCACATTCATCTAGCCCCAGATACGTAAAAGCCATACTGTTCTTCTCGCACCAGTCCTCACGCAAGGGCTGTTGACAAAGTACATCTCCGTCGGGTCATTGCAGCAACCGATCCTTGACCTCGGGTTCTCCAGATCACTGAGGTAAGGCAACCCACGAGCGCTTCACGTAGGTCGCTACAAACCACAGATTGCTCTGGAAACCCAAAAGGGCCAAGCAATGATGTTTTGGATGGAAGTAGACGACGCGCTCGGCGGCAACGGACTTTGTCCACAGCACCTAGCGTGGGCACTGCTCCCAAGATCAACCTCCTTGAAGTCTCTATTCCCCCTTGCGTCTCTTCTTCGCACTCTTCTTTTTACTTTCGCCCTTAACCGTAGCCTCGACGGAAGCAGCCAAGTCAAATGCCTGCTGCAGATCCACATCTGCCACACCATTGAGCACCGCAATGACGTCCTCAATAGGATACACGTTGACAAGTCTAAGAGCGATATTGTCCAACTCCACGGGCTCGCCTTCGAAGCTTGCTTCCATTCGATCCATCACCTTGCCCTGTAGAACCTTCTTGACAGAGCCGGGACTGAGGCCGTACTGAATTTTCTCGCTGTCAATCCACTTGGTTTTCCCGGAACTCTTGCTGCGGGTCTTATGACCAGAAGCGACAGCAGACTTCTTGGCGGATGGAAGCTGCTCAGGCATCACGAAGTCAATCATTGCCTCGAGGTCCGGCTCGCCCTACCCTTTTGCGAGGTTTGGAACGAGGGCTGATCTGATTCCAGAGCGGACTGCATCAATTGAAGCGCCGCCCATGTCTGATGGTGAAAGACGTAGTCGACTGCTGGGCACTGGGGGTTCTGGTCTTCGGGCAGGTGCGCTCGGTGCTAGTTTGGAGTGCGAGGTGACTGTATTCGTAGGTTTGATGCCTTGAAAACGGCGACGGAAGAGCTCATTGTCGAGGTTGGTGCTGAGCTGTTCGAGCTCTTCTTGGACTAGCCATTTGAAGCTTCTTGTTATGGCTTCGACGTCCATGTTTGCTCTGATAGTGCAATGTAGCGATGAACTACGACAGTGCAGGCGCTTGTATAACGAAAGCGCGATAGCTGGTTGTGGGCTTTCTAGATATGCCCAGCACTGCTTCGATGTCTTTGTGTATTCCGCATGCGGACAAGTTCTGGGCTGCATTGCTCAAGGTTGCTTTGTTCCAGCATGATGAACCGCTATTGCACCGCCAGATCTCAGCAGAGACTCAATTGTGACCAATTAGACTTTCGTGTGAAATCCAGTTGCCAAAAGTGTTGAAGTCCTCTGTTCCTACTTGTCGAAGATGTGACCAGCCATTAGATCCGATTTGGGCCTTTGTTCGAACATAAGAAAAATTGCGCGGGCTTCGCTATCGCCATCACTCGAGACATGGCAATCTCACATACCGAGCCTGATCGCGCCTTCACACCAGATCAAAACTTCTAATAGGAACACCTCGCTCCAGCAAGTACTCAGCAGTCGGGGCATTTCGATCGGCTTCTCCCATCGGCGACTTGAGCTTCCACGAACCTGCATTACCGTCCATCTTCTCGAGTGACTCCCAGTCTATCCTAGGATCCCAGAAAGTCGTTGTCCCAGAGACTGCGTCGTGGAAGTGTCGTTGATACACGCCCACAGCTGGATCAAGCCGAGAGATGAGTGTTGTACCCTTCGGAAGAGGGCCTAGAAGCACTTCGCCGGTGCTGAGGCTGTATATCGAGCACGTGCCGATCAGCTGGTATCGCTCGGGCTGTGCTGTCAAGGAATATGGTCTAAGCACGAGCGGGCTCTGACTGCCAAGGACCGCTGCTACCAGGTCTCCTTGTCGGGTTCCTGTGCTGCCAATGCCAATGTGGCCTTGTTCAGTGAACATGAACGGCAACTGTGCCACCTCGTGATATCTCAGGCATATCTGAAAGTGCGCGAAGGATTGCGCGTTATCATTTGAGGCCAGAGATTTTGGGTCTTGGCCTGCCCAGACTGCTCTTACGAGAACTTCATAGTCCGGCCTTCGTTGTATGACGTCATCTATTGGGATGCGATGCCCTTTCAGTGGATACAAAAAAGCACGCATGAAGTCTTCAAATTGTGCTGGATTCATAGACTGTAGATATGAGTCCATGAATCTCGCTAGTGCAGCGTAGGCCGCTGGCCAGTGCTTATCGGAAACATCTCCAGGTCGGTCGAGGGTTTGAACTTCGACGATCTTGTCTGCTACAACGCCATGAACCCGAAGTACATCATCATCTTCGAATGTTGCACCTGATACCATGGCATGAGACACTGCAGTCTCAGAGCTCGTCGGAAGGAGTCGATTCGACCGCGTAGTCCAGTCAGGCATCCATGATGGACCGTTCATAGCTGAGCGCTGATACAGACCTGCGGCGTCGAGCAAATTAAGCCGGTTGTAGCGCATAGTGTACTTCCTGAAGAATTCACTGTACAACGACATTGGATTCTTGTGCCCCAACGTTATACTTGCAGCGAATTCAGGTCCGGCCGTCATCTTGATCATGCCAAGGCTTCCATACACTTTGTCGACGTCGAATTTGCAGTTACTGCCACGAACTCGGTCGATGGTCTCAAGGATAGGGGCAGTGGCTTTGTCCAGGATTGTTATTGCAAGGCCCAATCGTGTGCTATGCAGGTCATGTTTAGCGTCTCTGACGTCCAGCCCTCGTTCGCCCAGGATCTGCATTGCATTCCGGAAGTCGTGGAGTGGCATCGATAGCGTTCCACATGCTATGACACTGTCGTCGTTGGATGCGAAAGCCTCTTGCCTGGTCCAGACCCGGGTGAACCATTCCCGCTCAAGCAGTGCGCATACCGCTTCGTACTGGCGCATGCCGTGAGCGAAGTACTGCTCATAGTTGTGCAGAAACTTCACGACACCTGGTTGGAGTTTATCGTTACCAGTCATCTCGTACGTACTCCAGTTGAAGTCGAAGCCCTCGCCCAATTGCTGAAGAAACTGCATCGCGAACGCGCTGTCGTTCTCTTCTTCGCCGAGCCAGATGATGACCTTCGCAGCCATACTGTAGATCTCCAGCATGGCAGGTATCTGCCAATTGCGCTCTGCCTCGGCCTGCTCTGTTGCGGACTGGTCCATGCAGATAGCATCAATCCACAGTTGGCGATCTGATCCGGGATAGCGAAGGTGTCGTAGAGCAGCATATAGGTTGCTGCCGAGTTCGAAACATGCCAGACTGGAGTCGGCCTGTTCCAAAGTGATTGTGTGTGATTTCTGCATATCACCCCAGGTGTATGATAGAGCTTCCCACTGTACTGTGGCACTCTGTGCATTCGATCGGCCACTCATGACACTGTCTTGAACCGTATGCGTTGAGAGCTTCACCCGAATGTCGTCTTCGAGCAGGCCCTGGCGAAGTGTAAGCACGCGTATCTCATGGTGACCTTCCCATGGCTGGCGCAAAGGAATGTACGAATAGTAACCCATCTTAAGATGCTCTGAACGTGACTTGACAAGTCATACCATGATCGAGGTAGTCCAGTTCCGAGGTCAGCAACATATTTCAGCCGCAGATGGCAGGGTAGCTGCAAAAGCGCCACCGTTTAAGCGAACCTGTAGCGCCTTTTATCAAAGCGAGACATGATGTCCATGTTGTTCGCAGCATTACGCAGGGGCGGTGAAATGGACACAGATTACGTACCGCAGACCGCAGCGAGATTCGCTGTGTTCGCTGGGACGCTCAGGCAGCTACAGATGCAGAGACAGTGTTACTGTTGGAAGTATGGAGAAGGTCGCTGTAGACAGGTCAGTGATTGTGAGAGTGGTGTATGGTCCTGATACTTACCTCAAATTCAGTCGCATCGCCTTCTTGGTCGCCTACGTTCGCCGTCGGGGATGTTGCACCGGATGTGGGCCTGCCATTTTCAACTCCACGACAACTGACTACTTGCAGTGGTATCTCAACTACAAGCTCGGAATGTGCTGTCTCAATTATTTGAAGCGCCGTTCTAGCACTGTATCATACAGTAGCGAGTGGACTGCAGAAGGTCGGTAGCAACCGCCGCTTCGGTGCGATTGGTATAGGGACATTGGCGATCCAGATCTTGCCGCGACTGTTATCGGCAGGAATGCCATAGTCCCAGCTCAGAGGCTCGATCTTCCAGCTGTGCGCGTGTGCAACTTCGTTCCGCAGCTTCCGAAATCTGTGCGTGCGCATCAAGTGTGTACTAGCAACTTCTCCCAAAGGCATTGTCGAGTAGTAGATCTTCCTGATGAGCTGAAGCATTACAGCCACATGCCAGATTGGCCTCGCATGCAGCGCACTGCATGAGCGGAGTACCAGGCTTAGCATGCGCTGTGTCTTAGATGGTGTCAATGGCGTCGGGTAGTGCATTATCAGCGGTCTTAGTTCGTCAAGCGACACGCTCAACATGCCAAGTGGCGATCTAGTGAGACGCTTCCGGAGGTCGACCGTACATGGCGTCTGAAATTCGCCGGGGAAGTCTCCAACACTCATCGGCGGCCAAGGATCTGTCCATGGCATGAAGGTCACCTCTCGAAAGTGCTGAACTCTAGAAGCAGCTTGTAGTGGCTCATGTCGGCATGATACGAGTGCTCGCAGACCGTACACAATCAATGGTTGCATGCATCTTTTACCACGGTGATCCAAAGAGAGGTCTCCAGCTTTGACAACCGGCGGTAGCAAGGTGAGCTGAGGATTTAAGCCATCGCTGGGGAAACACATGGAGGCCAGTCGAAACTTGAATCGTGTCCAGAAGTGTTAGCCACCAATGGTCTGCTTGCGTTTGAGTTGGTGCGATGAGATCTGCTGCGACTGCTTGAGGAACTGTACCGATGCGTTAGAGATGCTAAAAGACCTGGAAAATCGAGCATACATCATGCTGCACCGCTGACGTATAGCCTACATGCTCAACCCAGGTGCGCGTCGCCCCTGTCCGATCACGTAGTCAGTACTGCGATTGAGACGTTGGCTGCAGTGGCGTGACA includes the following:
- a CDS encoding Dothistromin biosynthesis peroxidase dotB encodes the protein MSADLSGFLTILGGVMDGNGLVWSIGGPSAAAPPLLPLLGTPQGISGSHNKYEADASPGRGDLYKYGNDFELQMSQYQQLYDMVKANNDNLDLDLMNEFRSMRFDDSIATNPYFFNGPFTGVLVQPAAYSFIYRFMGNKSAEHPQGLMNSEILNTFFGVEEVNGQLSKIGGYGHEKIPDNWYKRAIGDEYSIAFLNTDTALAGLRYPKFLSVGGNMGKVNSYAAIDPADLTGGIYNARTLGEGNNAMCFATQFLAQTMPDMVSCSGVLNDLTGALSGFTKAFNTAFSALSCPEITSIDDNQFKQFPGYANLDCKTGMYPSK
- a CDS encoding Heterokaryon incompatibility protein 6, OR allele codes for the protein MGYYSYIPLRQPWEGHHEIRVLTLRQGLLEDDIRVKLSTHTVQDSVMSGRSNAQSATVQWEALSYTWGDMQKSHTITLEQADSSLACFELGSNLYAALRHLRYPGSDRQLWIDAICMDQSATEQAEAERNWQIPAMLEIYSMAAKVIIWLGEEENDSAFAMQFLQQLGEGFDFNWSTYEMTGNDKLQPGVVKFLHNYEQYFAHGMRQYEAVCALLEREWFTRVWTRQEAFASNDDSVIACGTLSMPLHDFRNAMQILGERGLDVRDAKHDLHSTRLGLAITILDKATAPILETIDRVRGSNCKFDVDKVYGSLGMIKMTAGPEFAASITLGHKNPMSLYSEFFRKYTMRYNRLNLLDAAGLYQRSAMNGPSWMPDWTTRSNRLLPTSSETAVSHAMVSGATFEDDDVLRVHGVVADKIVEVQTLDRPGDVSDKHWPAAYAALARFMDSYLQSMNPAQFEDFMRAFLYPLKGHRIPIDDVIQRRPDYEVLVRAVWAGQDPKSLASNDNAQSFAHFQICLRYHEVAQLPFMFTEQGHIGIGSTGTRQGDLVAAVLGSQSPLVLRPYSLTAQPERYQLIGTCSIYSLSTGEVLLGPLPKGTTLISRLDPAVGVYQRHFHDAVSGTTTFWDPRIDWESLEKMDGNAGSWKLKSPMGEADRNAPTAEYLLERGVPIRSFDLV